TTGGTGGTGGACAGGGAGTCGCGGGAGCATGTGGTTACTGCCGGGGACGTTGTGCACCTGCGCCCCTGGTCTTCCCCCGATGACGCCGGCCAAGGCGGTTATGCGTAAAGACCTCGTTCCGGGTGAACAGGTGATTGTCACCACGCGCCCGCAGCCGAGGAAGCTGGCAGGAGCCGCGCTGGCCTTTATTGTGTCCCCGGCGCTGGCGGCGTTTGCTTCCGCCTGGATCATCCGCGGCGAGGCGCGCCGCCATATGCCATTCCTCGCCGCACAGTGGACGCCCTGGCTGGTAGGCGGCTGCATCGCGGCCGCAGCTTGGGTATGGCTGGGCTATTGCCTGCCCAGGCTGCTGCGCTGGCACAGCACGCGGTACACCCTTACCAGTCGAAGGATGGTGGCCAGGTACGGCAGGCTGAAGCGGCGGGACCAGCAGGTCAACCTGGCCTCGGTCCGGAACCTGACTGTCCACGAGTCGGTGCTGCAACGCCTCCTGCGCTCCGGGAATATATCCTTGGAAACCGGGTACCAGGGCGTGGTGACATTTCAGGACGTGCCAGAGATTGCCAGGTTCCGGGAATTCATCCTCGATGCCATCGAGGAATTGCCGGACGAACGTGATGCCCAACCGGGCGGAACAATGCACAATCCTGCCGAAGCTTTGCCGTGGGAAATGAGAGAAGGTGGACGGGATGACCGATGAGGACCAGCAGGAACGCGTCGAATCCATCGCGCCCGCGCCCGCGGCGGATCCCCACCCTGCCACCGGCACCCTGTCCGCCGAGCGGCTGGCAATGAAGGCGCTCGAGGCCCGGTTGTTGGGTGGGGAACGCAAGCTCCGCCGTCGTGAAGTTGCTGCCGGGGCCGGACTGTCGCTCCTGTCCGCGCGCAAACTCTGGCGCGCACTGGGCTTTCCCAACTTTGGCGATGAAGACGTCGCCTTCACCGAACGCGACCAGGCGGCCTTGTCCACCGTGGTGGACCTGGTCCGCTCCGGCAAGCTCACCGAGGAAGCGGCCATCTCAGTCACGCGTTCCATCGGCCAGATGACGGACCGCATGGTGGTCTGGCAGATTGAGGCCCTCGTGGAGGACATGGTCCACGAGCAGGGCGTCACCGACGCCGTGGCGCGCAAACGCCTGGTCAATGAACTTCCCGCCTTGGTGGACGCGCTCGAAGAAATGCTCGTTTACTCCTGGCGGCGGCAGCTTAACGCCGGCGTCCAGCGGCTCGCCGTCCGCGCCGAGGCCGGCCTGCAGGCAAGTGAAGAGGGCCGTGAAGGGGACGAAGACGACGCGCCGCTGCCGCTGGCGCGTGCCGTTGGCTTCGCCGACCTCGTTTCCTACACCAGCCTGTCCCGCCGCATGAACGAAAAGACGCTGGCCCGCCTGGTCCAGCGCTTCGAAAACAAGTGCGCCGAAATCATTTCCGTCGGCGGCGGCCGCCTGGTCAAGACTGTGGGAGACGAAGTCCTCTACATTGCCGAAACGCCCGCAGCCGGCGCGGAGATCTCGCTGGCGCTCGCCCAGGCGTTCACTGAGGATGAAATCCTGCCGGAAGCACGGGTGGCCATGGTGTGGGGCAGGATCCTGTCCCGGCTGGGGGACATCTACGGGCCCACCGTGAACCTTGCCGCCCGGCTTACCACCCTCGCTGATCCGGGAACCGTGCTGGTTGACTCCATGACCGCCTCCGCTCTTGAACACGATGAACGGTTCGTCATGGTGCCCCAGCCGCCGGAGAACGTCCGCGGTTTCGGTGAAATCCGTCCCGTGCGGCTTGAGCGCGGGCTGGGCAAGGGGCTCGTCCTCGACTAGCATCGCGAACTTTGCCGGTGGCGAACCAGTGCTGTCCCGCGGTGCAAATAACCCATCGTTTCCGAGACTGAACCTCCTACCTAGGGACACGCATGAATCACCCAACGGCCAGTCTTTCCGCCGCATCCCGGCCGGGCCTCATCCTTACCAGCGGTCATGGGACCGACCGGGGACTGCGCCGGGAGCTGAACGAGGATTCCTTCATTGCCACGGACCCCGTCTTCGCCGTTGCTGACGGGATGGGCGGCCACGAGGCAGGTGAGGTTGCCAGCTCCCTCTGCGTTCAAGCCCTGAGGGCTATCCCCCAGGTGGCCACAGGTGAGCGGAGTGTCACCGCCTCCCTTCTTCAGCAGTATTTGGTGCGCGCTGACAGCTCCATTCGTGCGGCAATTGGCGCAGTTGCGGGGACTACCCTCACCGGAGCGGCCATCATGGAACAGCTGGGTGTGCCGTACTGGCTGGTAATGAACATCGGCGACTCCCGCACCTATCGGCTTAGCGGTGGCTGCCTCGAGCAGATCACGGTAGACCACTCCGAGGTCCAGGAACTCGTGGATGCGGGTGAAATTACTCCAGAGCAGGCCACCACTCACCCGAGGCGTCATGTCGTGACCCGTGCGCTTGGCACCGGAGACGAGACCGAGGCGGATTACTGGCTTCTGCCGATCGAGGAAGACGACCGGATCCTCGTCTGTTCGGACGGGCTCACCGGCGAACTTTCGGACGACGAGATATTCAGGATCATCAGCACAGTGCACCATCCCCAAGATGCCGTGGATTCCCTCATCCAAGCGGCGCTGCGCAGCGGCGGAAGGGACAATATCACTGCGATTGTGGTCGATGCCCGGTTCCCCCCGGCCGCTGCAGCGACCTCCTGAGACAACAACAAGGCCTGAACTATTTGTAGCCGGAGGGCCACATTCGATGGATTTGCCGCCCTCGGACGTGTTGTAGAAGACTACCGGGGACACCAGAAAGCCGCGGCGGGGGGACTGCGCGCATCGAAAGGTAGCAATGACTCCGTCCCCACGGGTTCTCCGAGTTGTCTCGACGACGGCATCAGCAGCGGTTCTGGCGATTTCCGTTGGACTCTTTCCGGGCGGGCCCGCAGCCGCTGATTCTTCGGAACCCTCAGCCGGCACCACAACATCCACGCAGGCTCCTGCCGGATGCCAGCTTCTGTGCCTGCCCGTCCTCGGGGAAGAGATGCCACCTCCGGAGACGGAGCGGCCGCGGAAGGCGAAGGAACCGGCAGCCCCGCCCGGCCAGCCTTCAGCACGGGCACCGGAGGCCCCCAATCAGCCCGCGGCGCCTGATGCGCCTCCGGCCGTAACTGTTCCCGCTCCAGCCGCCCCTGCCGCGGCTACAGTGCCGGAAAAGGCCGATTCCAACCAGGCGGCCCCGGAGACCACCGCACCGGCCCCCGGCACTCCGCCGTCGAACGGGACTGCCGCCGGCGCATCCAACTGGACCACTCCCGTTACCAGGTCCGCCAAAGCCACGCAGGTGGCCGCCGTTACCCAGGTTGGTGGTCCCCGCTCGGATAATCCAGCGCCCCTGCCGATCATCGCCGGCGTCCTGCTGCTGGGAGCGGCGGGCGTCGCCTTCGCCTGGTGGGGCAGGAACCGCCTCCGGGCACACTGACTGCCCGTAAGGCAAGATAGGTCTGTGAGTACAGGACCAGGCCCCGCAGAAAAGACAGCCACCCGGACCACCGAACCCAACGGTCCGGACGCCACCCCTTCAGAATCCATCCGCGAGGAATACGAGAACCTGGCGGACCTGGTCAGGAAGTACCGGTTCGCGTACTACCAGGAAGACGCACCCCTGGTCCCGGACGCCGAATTCGACGAACTCTTCCGCCGCCTTGAAGAGATCGAGGCGCTCCACCCGGAACTTGTGTCCAACGATTCACCCACCCAGGAGGTGGGCGGGGAAGTCTCGGCTGCCTTCGCGGCGGTGGAACACCTGCAGCGCATGTACAGCCTCGAGGATGTCTTTTCCCTCGACGAACTGGAAGCCTGGCTGAACAGGGCAGAGGCAAGCATCGAAAAAATCGGTGACGGCTCGGCCAAAGCCGCCTGGCTCACCGAGCTCAAGATTGACGGCCTGGCAGTCAACCTGTTGTACCGGGATGGAAAGCTGGTGCGTGCTGCCACGCGCGGCGACGGAACCACGGGCGAGGACATCACCCACAACGTGCTCACCATCAAGGAGATCCCGCAGCAACTGAGCGGCGGCGGCTTCCCCTCGGAAATGGAAGTACGGGGTGAGGTCTTTATCCCCTCCAAGGCATTCGCCGAATTCAATGAAGCACTTATCGAAGCCGGCAAGGCGCCGCTGGCCAACCCGCGGAACGCGGCAGCGGGTTCCCTCCGGCAGAAGGATCCGGCCGAGACGGCCAAGCGGCCGTTGAAGATGTTCGTGCACGGCATCGGCGCCCGGGAGGGGCTTGAGGCGCGGAGCCAGTCTGAAACCTACGCGCTGCTCAAGGGATGGGGCCTTCCCGTCAGCCCGTATTTTGAGGTGCTGGAACGCCGGGAAGACGTCCTGGCCTTCATCAAGCGGTACGGCGAACAGCGCCACAAACTGCTCCACGAAATCGACGGCATCGTGATCAAGGTGGACGACTTCGCCACCCAGCGCGCCCTCGGCTACACAACCCGGGTACCGCGCTGGGCCGTCGCCTACAAGTACCCGCCGGAGGAGGTGCACACCAAGCTGCTGGACATCCTGGTCAACGTTGGCCGGACCGGCCGCGTTACGCCGTTCGGGATGATGGAACCGGTCAAGGTAGCCGGCTCCACCGTGGAAATGGCAACACTGCACAACCAGGACGTGGTCAAAGCCAAGGGCGTGAAGATCGGCGACATCGTCATCCTGCGCAAGGCCGGCGACGTCATCCCCGAAATCGTAGGCCCGGTCCTGGCACTGCGCGACCAGCAGGATCCGCCCGTCCGGGACTTCGTTATGCCCACCGAATGCCCCTCCTGCGGGACACCGCTGGCCCCCGCCAAGGAAGGGGATGTGGACATCCGGTGCCCCAACGCAAAGTCCTGCCCTTCGCAGCTCCGCGAGCGCGTGTTCCACCTCGCCGGCCGGGGCGCCTTCGACATCGAGGCCCTGGGCTGGGAAGCCGCCATCGCGTTGACCCAGCCGGCCGAGCCGGAAGTTCCGCCGCTCACTTCTGAAGCAGGCCTCTTCGACCTGACCCCTGATGCGCTGGCCGGTGTGAGGATCCGGCGCGAGAAGCGGTCCAAGGGTGTGGGAACGGGTGAATACGAGCTGGTGCCCTACTTCTACAGCAAGGGCATGGCAAAGTCGCCGTCGAAGCCTACTGCCACCACGGAAAAGCTGTTCAAGGAGCTGGAAAAGGCGAAGACCCAGCCGCTGTGGCGCGTCCTGGTGGCGCTGTCCATCCGGCACGTGGGCCCGCGGGCTTCCCGGGCGCTTGCGCAGGCCTTCGGCACCATGGACGCCATCCGGGCAGCCTCCGAGGAGGAACTCGCCCATGTTGATGGCGTGGGACCCACCATCGCCGCTGCACTCAAGGAATGGTTCGCGGAGGACTGGCACCGGGACATCGTCGACCGCTGGGCAGCGGCCGGCGTCCGGATGGAGGACGAACGCGACGAATCCATGCCGCGGACCCTGGAGGGGTTCACGGTGGTGGTCACCGGCTCGCTGCCCAACTTCAGCCGGGACGAAGCGAAGGAAGCCATCCTGGCCCGGGGCGGGAAGGCTGCGGGTTCGGTCTCAAAGAACACCAGCTACGTGGTGGCCGGCGAGAGCGCCGGCACCAAGTTGGACAAGGCCGAACAGCTGGGCATTCCCGTGCTGGATGAGGACGGCTTCCGGCAGTTGCTCGCGGGTGGTCCGGAAGCGCTGGCGGACGGGACAACGGGCAGGACTGAGGAAGCTGACACAGTGGAGGAAAGCGCATGACCGGCGCCGGGGCGTTTTCAGGCACGGGGGCTGCTGCAGACGAGCTTCTTGCTATCGCAAAGGACGCTGCCGCGGCAGGAGCGCGGGTCCTCGCCACGAGAAACGGCGACACGCTGGACGTCAGCAACAAAGGCGAGGCCGGCGACTGGGTCACCGCCTTTGATGTCGCCGCCGAGAACGCGGTGCGCGGGGTCATTGCAGCGGCCCGCCCTAACGACAGCATCACCGGCGAGGAACACGGCACCACCCGGCCGGAGGCCCCCACCGGGTACCGGTGGTCCATCGATCCGCTGGACGGCACCACCAACTTCATCCGGAACATCGTTTACTACGGCACCTCGGTGGCAGTGGCCGATGCCGACGGCGTCTGGCTGGCCGGCGTCGTCAACGCCCCTGCGCTGGGCCGCGTCTACTACGCTGCCCGCGGCCAAGGTGCCTGGCTGGAGGAAAACGGCGCCCTGACCCGGCTTGAGGGGCCGGTCCTGGGGCGCAAGGGCCGGATCCTTGCCACCGGATTCAACTACGACCCCCAGGTCCGTTCAGAGCAGGCAGCGCAATTCGTCGAACTGATGGAGGGCTTCGCTGACGTCCGTCGCCTGGGCTCCGCTGCCCTGGACCTGTGCCTGGTGGCGGACGGCACGCACGACGCGTTCGGCGAGCGGGGGCTCAACGAGCACGACTTCTCGGCAGGGGCATTGATTGCCGAGGAAGCCGGCTGCTGGGTCCGCCGGCCCCGGCTGACCAGCCCGCTTGACGGCGGCCCGACCGACCAGGAACGGCTGGAGGCCTGGACCTGCGCAGGGAGCCTTGAGCTGTCCGGCAAATTCCCGCTCTGAGGGCGGCGCGGTTGGGCCCGGGGAGGCGGGCCGTTCCGGGGTGATAGTTCAATCACGGAAAGCACGATTTTGCGCGCGGTTACTGGCTGGTACCACTACCATTGACGGGTGCATCCGCAGATAACTGTCCGTCCCGCCGTCGAATCCGACTTCGACGCCGTTGCCCGCATCACCAGGAATTCCTACCTGGCTGCCGGGTACTTTGACGACGCCGACCACCCCTATATGCGCAAGGTCCAGGACGTGGCGCTCCGGGCCGGCCAGGCCACCGTCTGGGTGGCCGAGCGGGCAGGGCAGGTGGTTGGTTCGGTCACGCTTGCCCGGGCCGGGGAACCTTACGCGGACATCGCCCTTGACGATGAGCTCGAGTTCCGGATGCTGGTGGTGGACCCGGCCGTGCAGCGCAGCGGGGCGGGAAAGGCCATGATGGCGGCGATCCTTGAACATGCCAAGGAATTGGACGGGATCAAGGCTGTGTCGCTGACTACCGGGAGCACCTGGGAAAGTGCCCGCAGCCTGTACTACAAAACCGGCTTCGCCAGGGCCCCGGAAAGGGACTGGTTCGTGCCCGGGACTGACATAAAACTGCTGGTTTACCGGCGGGATCTGTAGCCGCCCTAAAGTGGTGCCGACCCGCTCCAGCTTTGAAAGGCCCACCATGCGCAAAACCTTCGGCACCGGCTCCATCTGGGAACAGACCCTCGGCTACTCCCGCGCCGTCCAGGTGGACAACACGCTCTACATCTCGGCCACCGCAGCAAGCGGCGGGGACGGCGTCGTGGGCGACGATTTCTACAGCCAGACCCAGTACATCCTGCAGAAACTCGGCAAGGTCCTGGCTGACGCCGGCTTCGGGCTGGAGGACGTGGTCCAGTCCAAGCTGTACCTGACGGACATCAGCCAGTGGGAAGAAGCCGGCCGCGCCCACGGCGAAGTCTTCGGCGACATCCGCCCCACCCTGTCGCTGGTGCACGTCCTGCCGTTCCTGGACCCGAAGATGCTCGTCGAAATCGAACTCGTGGCGCAGAAGAGCGCCGGCTGACCTATCAACCCGTGGGCAGGCCGTAGCGGTGCTCCGGCCTGCCAGTGGTCCCGTAGCGCAGCTGGATGTCGACGGCGCCGTCGTCCGCGAGCGAGGACAGGTACCGCTGCGCCGTCGCCCGGGACACGCCCACCCGGCCCGCTACCTCTGCCGCCGAATACTGCTCGCCGGGAACCAGCGATTCCAGCACCGCGGCTTCCGTCGCCGACCGAGGCCTGGCCGACGGCGTGGCATCGCCCGGGATCAGCGAACGTTTGGCCCGCTCCACCGAGTCCTGGTCCAGCGCGCCGGGCTGGGCCAGGAGGCGCCGGTACCGGGCATAGGACCGCAGCTGCTGTGAGAGTGCGTCCGCCGTGAACGGCTTCAGCAGGTATCCCAGGGCGCCGCGGCGGAAAGCCAGCCGCACAGACGCCGCATCCGAGGCCGCACTGAGGATGATGGTGTCCACGTCCAGCTGCTGCAAAAGGTCCAGGCCCGAGGCGTCCGGCAGGTACACATCCAGCAGCACCAGGTCAGGCCGCAGGCTGTGGATGGCCTGCAGCGCCAGCGAGGCGGTGCCCACCGGCGCGAGCGCCAGGAACCCCGCCACCGAGTCCACGTAGGCGGCGTGGAGCTTGGCCACGTGGAAGTCGTCGTCCACGATCAGGACCCGAAAATCCTCAGCCATCGTTGTCCTTTCGAATCGTCCCCGGCGTCTTGGCGGCGGAGCTTCCCGCCGTGGTGTGTGGCAATGTGGCCATAAAAACTGCGCCGGGCCCGCCCCTGGTGCCGGGAGCCAGCACCTTGACGTCACCGCCGCGGCGCCGTGCCAGCTGGCGGGCCAGTGCGAGTCCGAAGCCCTGACCTCCGCCGGCGCGCACGGGCCCGGTGGCGGTGGTGAACCCTTCGGCGAAGACAGCCTCCGCATCCGTTCCGTCAGCCAGCCCGTCACCCGAGTCCGCGACCACCACGTGCAGGGTGCCGCCGTCGTCGCCCGGCTCATCCAGCACCTCCACTTCAACCCAGCGGTCAGCTGAGGTGCCGGCCACGGCGGCGTTGACGGCGTTGTCGATCAGGTTCCCCAGCACCGTGGTGACATCCTGGGCCTCGGTGACGTGGCCGCGGACCAGTGTCTCCGGCCCGACCCGCAGGGCGACGCCGCGTTCGTCGGCCTCCACGCCCTTGGCTCCGACGAAGGCCTGGAGGTACGGGTCCTGGAGGAGTTCGGCCTGGTCCACGGGAAACTTGAGCGGCCCGGTGGCAGCCAGTTGCGCCAGGTACTCCCGCGCCTGCTGGTGCTGCCCGATGCTCATGAACCCGGCCAGGGTATGCAGCTGGTTCGCGAACTCGTGCCGCTGGGCGCGCAGCGCTGTTGACATGGTCCCCACGGCGTCCAACTGCCTGGTGAGCTCCTGCAGTTCAGTCCTGTCGCGGAGCATCACCACCCAGCCCAGGTCTTCCCGCCGGTGCAGCGCCTTGCGTGCGTTGGCCACCAGCACCCGACCGCCCGCCACGATCTCCAGGGCGCCCGTGCCGGCGTGCCCGGGTCTGGTGAGGGACTTCAGCTGGTCCGGCACCGGGGCGTCCTCCCAACGCGTTCCCGCCAGGTCAGGCAGGCTGAGCAGTCGCTGTGCCGCTGCGTTGAAGACCGTGATCCGGCCGTCGGCCGATATGCCGACGACGCCGTCGTCCACGCCCTGGAGCACCGCCACCTGGTCGTGGACCAGCGTGCTGATCTCCTCCGGCTCCAGTCCCAGGGTGAGCCGCTGCAGCCGGCGGCGCAGCAGGAAAGATCCCAGCACCCCGGCCAGCAGGGCGCCCGCGGCCGTCACTGCCACCGGCCCGATATCGCGCGCCACGCTCTGGGCGACGGTTTCCATCGAGTAGCCCACGCTGACCTCGCCCACCACGGTGGTGCTGCCCGGGGCGTAGACGGGCACCTTTGCCCCGGCGGAGGGGCCAAGAGTTCCGGTATTGCGGGTGGTGACCTCCCGCCCGGCCAGCGCCTCCGACGGGTCAGTACTCACCTTTTCGCCGAGCCGCTGCGGATCCGGATGTGCCAGCCGGAGGCCCGTTTCGTCCGTGATCACCACGAACAGCGCGCCGGTCCGCGACCGTGCAGCCTCGGCTTCCTGCATCAGGGGGCCGGCCGCGAGTTCGGACTGCGGGGGAGTGC
The window above is part of the Pseudarthrobacter sp. NS4 genome. Proteins encoded here:
- a CDS encoding response regulator, with the protein product MAEDFRVLIVDDDFHVAKLHAAYVDSVAGFLALAPVGTASLALQAIHSLRPDLVLLDVYLPDASGLDLLQQLDVDTIILSAASDAASVRLAFRRGALGYLLKPFTADALSQQLRSYARYRRLLAQPGALDQDSVERAKRSLIPGDATPSARPRSATEAAVLESLVPGEQYSAAEVAGRVGVSRATAQRYLSSLADDGAVDIQLRYGTTGRPEHRYGLPTG
- a CDS encoding sensor histidine kinase; the encoded protein is MQRSARRPPLRFSTQTLLLQLAVVLLVVLLSAAVHAWLTYDRVGSEAENQALTLARTVASDPSVRADVLAISEEEGTPPQSELAAGPLMQEAEAARSRTGALFVVITDETGLRLAHPDPQRLGEKVSTDPSEALAGREVTTRNTGTLGPSAGAKVPVYAPGSTTVVGEVSVGYSMETVAQSVARDIGPVAVTAAGALLAGVLGSFLLRRRLQRLTLGLEPEEISTLVHDQVAVLQGVDDGVVGISADGRITVFNAAAQRLLSLPDLAGTRWEDAPVPDQLKSLTRPGHAGTGALEIVAGGRVLVANARKALHRREDLGWVVMLRDRTELQELTRQLDAVGTMSTALRAQRHEFANQLHTLAGFMSIGQHQQAREYLAQLAATGPLKFPVDQAELLQDPYLQAFVGAKGVEADERGVALRVGPETLVRGHVTEAQDVTTVLGNLIDNAVNAAVAGTSADRWVEVEVLDEPGDDGGTLHVVVADSGDGLADGTDAEAVFAEGFTTATGPVRAGGGQGFGLALARQLARRRGGDVKVLAPGTRGGPGAVFMATLPHTTAGSSAAKTPGTIRKDNDG
- a CDS encoding RidA family protein; its protein translation is MRKTFGTGSIWEQTLGYSRAVQVDNTLYISATAASGGDGVVGDDFYSQTQYILQKLGKVLADAGFGLEDVVQSKLYLTDISQWEEAGRAHGEVFGDIRPTLSLVHVLPFLDPKMLVEIELVAQKSAG
- a CDS encoding adenylate/guanylate cyclase domain-containing protein, which codes for MTDEDQQERVESIAPAPAADPHPATGTLSAERLAMKALEARLLGGERKLRRREVAAGAGLSLLSARKLWRALGFPNFGDEDVAFTERDQAALSTVVDLVRSGKLTEEAAISVTRSIGQMTDRMVVWQIEALVEDMVHEQGVTDAVARKRLVNELPALVDALEEMLVYSWRRQLNAGVQRLAVRAEAGLQASEEGREGDEDDAPLPLARAVGFADLVSYTSLSRRMNEKTLARLVQRFENKCAEIISVGGGRLVKTVGDEVLYIAETPAAGAEISLALAQAFTEDEILPEARVAMVWGRILSRLGDIYGPTVNLAARLTTLADPGTVLVDSMTASALEHDERFVMVPQPPENVRGFGEIRPVRLERGLGKGLVLD
- a CDS encoding inositol monophosphatase family protein produces the protein MTGAGAFSGTGAAADELLAIAKDAAAAGARVLATRNGDTLDVSNKGEAGDWVTAFDVAAENAVRGVIAAARPNDSITGEEHGTTRPEAPTGYRWSIDPLDGTTNFIRNIVYYGTSVAVADADGVWLAGVVNAPALGRVYYAARGQGAWLEENGALTRLEGPVLGRKGRILATGFNYDPQVRSEQAAQFVELMEGFADVRRLGSAALDLCLVADGTHDAFGERGLNEHDFSAGALIAEEAGCWVRRPRLTSPLDGGPTDQERLEAWTCAGSLELSGKFPL
- a CDS encoding GNAT family N-acetyltransferase, which produces MHPQITVRPAVESDFDAVARITRNSYLAAGYFDDADHPYMRKVQDVALRAGQATVWVAERAGQVVGSVTLARAGEPYADIALDDELEFRMLVVDPAVQRSGAGKAMMAAILEHAKELDGIKAVSLTTGSTWESARSLYYKTGFARAPERDWFVPGTDIKLLVYRRDL
- a CDS encoding PH domain-containing protein translates to MRKDLVPGEQVIVTTRPQPRKLAGAALAFIVSPALAAFASAWIIRGEARRHMPFLAAQWTPWLVGGCIAAAAWVWLGYCLPRLLRWHSTRYTLTSRRMVARYGRLKRRDQQVNLASVRNLTVHESVLQRLLRSGNISLETGYQGVVTFQDVPEIARFREFILDAIEELPDERDAQPGGTMHNPAEALPWEMREGGRDDR
- a CDS encoding PP2C family protein-serine/threonine phosphatase is translated as MNHPTASLSAASRPGLILTSGHGTDRGLRRELNEDSFIATDPVFAVADGMGGHEAGEVASSLCVQALRAIPQVATGERSVTASLLQQYLVRADSSIRAAIGAVAGTTLTGAAIMEQLGVPYWLVMNIGDSRTYRLSGGCLEQITVDHSEVQELVDAGEITPEQATTHPRRHVVTRALGTGDETEADYWLLPIEEDDRILVCSDGLTGELSDDEIFRIISTVHHPQDAVDSLIQAALRSGGRDNITAIVVDARFPPAAAATS
- the ligA gene encoding NAD-dependent DNA ligase LigA; its protein translation is MSTGPGPAEKTATRTTEPNGPDATPSESIREEYENLADLVRKYRFAYYQEDAPLVPDAEFDELFRRLEEIEALHPELVSNDSPTQEVGGEVSAAFAAVEHLQRMYSLEDVFSLDELEAWLNRAEASIEKIGDGSAKAAWLTELKIDGLAVNLLYRDGKLVRAATRGDGTTGEDITHNVLTIKEIPQQLSGGGFPSEMEVRGEVFIPSKAFAEFNEALIEAGKAPLANPRNAAAGSLRQKDPAETAKRPLKMFVHGIGAREGLEARSQSETYALLKGWGLPVSPYFEVLERREDVLAFIKRYGEQRHKLLHEIDGIVIKVDDFATQRALGYTTRVPRWAVAYKYPPEEVHTKLLDILVNVGRTGRVTPFGMMEPVKVAGSTVEMATLHNQDVVKAKGVKIGDIVILRKAGDVIPEIVGPVLALRDQQDPPVRDFVMPTECPSCGTPLAPAKEGDVDIRCPNAKSCPSQLRERVFHLAGRGAFDIEALGWEAAIALTQPAEPEVPPLTSEAGLFDLTPDALAGVRIRREKRSKGVGTGEYELVPYFYSKGMAKSPSKPTATTEKLFKELEKAKTQPLWRVLVALSIRHVGPRASRALAQAFGTMDAIRAASEEELAHVDGVGPTIAAALKEWFAEDWHRDIVDRWAAAGVRMEDERDESMPRTLEGFTVVVTGSLPNFSRDEAKEAILARGGKAAGSVSKNTSYVVAGESAGTKLDKAEQLGIPVLDEDGFRQLLAGGPEALADGTTGRTEEADTVEESA